From Halanaeroarchaeum sulfurireducens, a single genomic window includes:
- a CDS encoding bacterio-opsin activator domain-containing protein: MDDLIIYASIGLRIVGVVYSILLLYRVEDARFGFLTAMLTLMTARQAATLQTGNPGIEELPGLIVSVFVVLTVFYLARYVEQEAEVQRTIRAKNDRLRTFRKAIEHAAHAIFLTDSDGTITYANPAVETVTGYGRDEVIGENPSLWKSGEHDEAFYEEMWETILDGAVWDGQIVNERKDGTRTWVDMTIAPIVGDDGTVDQFVAVDTDITERRRRKEKISEQNRRLEVLNHTNEIVRDVNQALVQADTRSEIESTVTEEFANSGPYEFAWIGTRSVTSDSLRPRAHAGIDEATLATLQEGFNEDDEDPISTAVRTDTVQITPCASADGEWPTRLEASGCRAIAAIPLTYGETGYGALCVATDDDTAFESIASGVFSELGRTIGYAINAIESKETLMTDSVTELEFRIRDGGCFSTEMSAALECTLDLDWTTPTGNDSLIEYFTVQGADPEAVIDFADGYPALSDVQQISEDGESTLFRFDVTDSCVAKTLGEFGADLSEIHVEDGRARVTAHLSSGGDVRAVLEALQSTHGEIELLARREKERPKRTLQEIRATLDERLTDRQREALQTAYIGGFFEWPREQSGEEIASVMGITQSTFLQHLRVAERKVFEATLQPDEPESPETQ, encoded by the coding sequence ATGGACGACCTCATCATTTACGCGTCGATCGGTCTCCGCATCGTGGGCGTCGTCTACTCCATACTCCTTCTCTACCGGGTGGAAGACGCGCGATTCGGGTTTTTGACCGCGATGTTGACTCTGATGACCGCCCGGCAGGCGGCCACCCTCCAAACCGGAAATCCCGGCATCGAGGAACTGCCGGGGCTGATCGTGAGTGTCTTCGTGGTACTGACCGTCTTCTATCTGGCGCGGTACGTCGAACAGGAAGCCGAGGTGCAACGCACGATCCGGGCGAAGAACGACCGCCTTCGCACGTTCCGGAAGGCGATCGAACACGCCGCCCACGCTATCTTCTTGACCGACAGCGACGGGACCATCACGTACGCGAATCCGGCCGTGGAAACGGTCACGGGGTACGGCAGGGACGAGGTCATCGGGGAGAATCCCTCGCTCTGGAAGTCCGGCGAACACGACGAGGCCTTCTACGAGGAGATGTGGGAGACGATACTCGACGGGGCGGTGTGGGATGGTCAGATCGTCAACGAGCGAAAGGACGGCACGCGAACCTGGGTGGACATGACGATCGCCCCGATCGTGGGCGACGACGGGACCGTCGATCAGTTCGTGGCCGTCGATACCGACATCACGGAGCGACGGCGACGGAAGGAAAAGATCTCCGAGCAGAACCGCCGACTTGAGGTCCTCAATCACACCAACGAGATCGTCCGGGACGTCAACCAGGCCCTCGTCCAGGCGGACACGCGCAGCGAGATCGAATCGACGGTGACCGAGGAGTTCGCCAACTCAGGCCCATACGAGTTCGCCTGGATCGGTACCCGGAGCGTGACGAGCGACTCCCTGCGTCCTCGGGCACATGCCGGCATCGACGAGGCGACCCTGGCGACGCTACAGGAGGGATTCAACGAGGACGACGAAGATCCGATTTCGACCGCCGTTCGCACCGATACCGTCCAGATCACCCCCTGTGCGTCGGCGGACGGTGAGTGGCCCACGCGGCTGGAAGCGAGTGGCTGTCGGGCGATCGCGGCGATCCCGCTCACCTACGGCGAAACCGGATATGGCGCGCTCTGCGTCGCCACGGACGACGACACGGCCTTCGAGAGCATCGCGTCGGGAGTCTTCTCGGAACTCGGCCGCACGATCGGCTACGCCATCAACGCAATCGAGAGCAAGGAGACGCTGATGACTGACAGCGTGACGGAACTCGAGTTTCGGATCAGGGATGGTGGCTGTTTCAGCACCGAAATGTCCGCAGCCCTCGAGTGCACGCTCGACCTCGATTGGACCACGCCGACCGGGAACGATTCACTCATCGAGTACTTCACGGTTCAGGGAGCCGACCCGGAGGCAGTCATCGACTTTGCGGACGGGTATCCCGCACTGTCGGACGTCCAGCAGATCTCGGAGGACGGCGAATCGACACTGTTTCGGTTCGACGTCACCGATTCGTGTGTCGCCAAAACCCTGGGAGAGTTCGGAGCGGACCTCTCCGAGATTCACGTCGAGGACGGTCGGGCCCGGGTGACCGCTCACCTCTCCAGCGGCGGGGACGTTCGAGCCGTTCTCGAGGCACTCCAGTCGACACACGGAGAGATCGAATTGCTCGCCCGACGGGAGAAAGAACGTCCGAAACGAACACTCCAGGAGATACGAGCCACACTCGACGAGCGACTCACGGACCGACAGCGAGAGGCGCTCCAGACAGCGTACATCGGCGGCTTCTTCGAGTGGCCGCGCGAGCAGTCCGGCGAGGAGATCGCGTCCGTAATGGGCATCACCCAGTCGACCTTCCTTCAGCATCTCCGGGTCGCCGAACGGAAGGTATTCGAGGCGACGCTGCAACCGGACGAACCCGAGAGCCCGGAAACACAGTAA